The following nucleotide sequence is from Streptomyces sp. HUAS CB01.
GTGGCCAGCACGCCGAGACGGCTCTCCGCGAGCAGTGTGCGCGGGTCGAACGGGGTGGCGTTCATGTCCGGTGCAACCCCGGCCCGGTCCGGGCCATTCCCGGACGGGTCCGGCCGCCCGGCACGGCTTCCGCCCGACGCGCTCACCGGTCCTGACCGGAGCGGTGGCCGGCCCCTGGAGACTCCCGCCGGTTCTCACCAAGTCCCGGGGCCGGCACCCGGACCCGTCCGGTTCTCACCAAGTCCCGGGGCCGGCACCGGGACCGTACGGCCCGAGCGACCGCCCGAAGCCCGGAAAGCCGCGGATTCCCGGATCCTCGGACATCACGGTTCGGGGCATGGAGCCAAGAGAGGTGCGCGTTCCTCTCCGCCGGAAGCGGAGGACGTCACGATCGCCGACTGGACCATCTCCACCGGGAACCCGCCCCGTTACGAGTGACCCCGGCCCGTCCCGGGCCCTGCCTCGGCCCTCACACCCCTGCGCCGTCCCGGACGCCCCGGTGCGCCCGGTGTGCGGGGCCACGGCCCCCGGCCCGCGGCACGGTGCCGTGCCCCACACCCGTCCGATCAGCCGCGCAGCGCCCCGATCGCCTGCGACAGCGCCGACGGCACGTCCGGCACCAGGGTGTGGACCCCGTCGCGTACGACGTGACGGCCTGCCACGACCGTGTGGCGGACGTCCGCCGAGGTGGCCGCGAAGACCGCGGTCTCCGCGCCCAGCCGCGGCAGCGGGCCGGCCGTGCGCACCGAGTCCAGCGCGACGGTGGTGAAGTCGGCGAGCGCGCCCGGCTCCAGCACTCCTGCGTCGCTCCAGCCGAGCGCCGCGTGCCCGTCCGCTGTGGCGGCGCGCAGCAGGGAAGCGGCCGTCCAGTGGCCTCGGGTGCGGCTGCGCAGCCGTTCGTCCATCTCCATCGCGCGGGCCTCCTCCAGGAGGTCGATCACCGCGTGGCTGTCGCTGCCGAGCGAGAGCGGTGAGCCCGCTTCCTGGAGGGCCTTCGCGGGGCCGATGCCGTCGGCGAGGTCCCGCTCGGTGGTCGGGCACATGCAGGTGCCGGTCCCGCTGTCGCCGAGGAGCCGGATGTCCTCGTCCGTCAGATGGGTGTTGTGGACGCCCGTGGTGTGCCGGCCGAGCACGCCGTGGTCGGCGAGCAGCCGTGCCGGTGTGCAGCCGTGGGCCGCGAGACAGGCGTCGTTCTCGGCGGTCTGCTCGGAGAGATGGACGTGCAGGGGGGCGCCGCGCTCCGCCGCCCAGGCCGCCACCACCGGCAGTTGGGCCGCCGGGACCGCGCGCACGGAGTGGACCGCCGCGCCGATCCGGGTCAGCTCCCCGCCCTTGAGCAGGGACACCCGCTCGGCCCACGCCTCGGCCGTGCCGTCGGAGAAGCGGAGC
It contains:
- a CDS encoding formimidoylglutamate deiminase is translated as MQVTTYWLEHAWLGTHVEPGVALDVADGRITAVRTGAETPQPGAEVLRGLTVPGLANAHSHAFHRALRGLVQVGSGTFWTWREFMYQVASRLTPENYHALARAVYAEMALAGITVVGEFHYVHHAPGGKPYADPNAMGEAMIAAAADAGIRITLLDTAYLSSAIADEHRGEPPNQHQLRFSDGTAEAWAERVSLLKGGELTRIGAAVHSVRAVPAAQLPVVAAWAAERGAPLHVHLSEQTAENDACLAAHGCTPARLLADHGVLGRHTTGVHNTHLTDEDIRLLGDSGTGTCMCPTTERDLADGIGPAKALQEAGSPLSLGSDSHAVIDLLEEARAMEMDERLRSRTRGHWTAASLLRAATADGHAALGWSDAGVLEPGALADFTTVALDSVRTAGPLPRLGAETAVFAATSADVRHTVVAGRHVVRDGVHTLVPDVPSALSQAIGALRG